Part of the Solanum pennellii chromosome 10, SPENNV200 genome is shown below.
ctccctccgtccaacAATACCTTTCCATCATACTAAAAATAGTTGTCTAACAATACTTGTCCAATTTAGTAAATCAAGATATAATGTACCTTTTATATCTATTTTACCCTTTctattaaatactatttatCATCTAACAAATTTTCCAAATCATCAAATTTAATCACGTCAAACCGTACAATAGTAATACTACCCCTGttatttattgtttcttaagAAGTGTGTCAAATCAACAGGGAACAACTTTTATTGGACAGAGGGAGTGACAATTAACACTAATgatgaatttatattgaattttgctCATTAAACATCTTATATAAAGTAATATCAACATTGCGTCATGCTTTCATCATTGGATGACAACAATTCAATAGGTTTGTAACAATTTATCGTCATCTTTCGGTTCTACTTTTATATTCTTTGTTAATTTTTCCTCAAACCATTAACTAATATGGTGAAGTTTTttcatattctatatatattttatgagaTCACATTTCGTTGTTTGTTATTTTATGTACATATAGAAGATGTTGAATTTACTTAGGAAtaaattatattgtttatatATGATTCAAACCGCTTTCATGAAAATTCTGAATCTATCATTGTTATAAAAACTTTCCCTTGTAACTCAAACCCCTAGAGACTATTGTTGAgttattaattcatttattattagtttataacaataaataaaccaAAAATGTTACTCCATATATCCAGTATTTGATTTTTTACTGTAACagaaaacacaatttaaaatgttaatttgGACAAAAAGGATTGCTCGGTGGTAAATACATCCCTTCAAATTGTGATATACATGATCTTGCCACACTTCAATTGTCATAAATGGGGATCCATTATTGATTATGCTTGTTAATCATGCTTTGACTATGTCTTATTCAAACATTCTTCTTCTACCTAAATAATGTTATTGATGAGTACTCGTTGTCTAACCTTGACTAGTATCGCTCGATACCAATTCAACAAAGTCAAATGAAAAATCTAATGTAGAATCTTTCAAATGTTACGATTTTCACATACAAGCGTGATTTGGGTCATGTTCTTTTAATAAACCTAAATTGCTACTGGAATTTTTATCTTCCTGATATTCATATTGTCATTAATTGCCCAGGTAATTTGGGAAAAGTAAAAAGCACCTCGTCCTTTGAGGTGAAACTTGAGCAAGGTATCCATTCTTTCACTATAGATTCTCTTTTTCAACTTcaacatgaaaatataattttggtgccaattgttatgattttctaaattttttgagATATAGACACAAAGTCGAATGTAAAAGTTGAATTTCCATCTTCCAAATCTTAGATTTTCATATAAAGTGTGATTTTGGTCATGCTTTTTCGTGGTTGCGCTTAATTATTACTAGAGTTTTTCTCTTCTTGATAAGCATATCGTCATTAATTCTGTACGTAATTCGAGCGAAGTGAAAGCCCCTCATCTTTTGAAGTTGAAACTTGATCAAGCTGGTATAATTTCATTCCTAATTCTCTTTTACAGCTTCAACATGAAAATGTAATTTTGGTGCCAACTGttataattttctaacttttttgaGCTAGAAGCAAAATCGAATGTAAAAGTTGAAGTACCATCTTTCAAATTCTAGACattatgtaaatttttattttgatcatttttttttgtggttggtcttaATTATTACTGGACATTTTCTCTTGCTAATATGCATATTGTCATTAATTTCCTAGGTGATTCAAGTGAAGTGAAATCACTTCATTGTTTGAAGGTGAAACTTGAGAAAGGTATTCTTTCATTCATGATTCTCTTTTACATGTACAACATGAAAATGTAATTTTGGTACCAATTGTTATGAATTTCTAACTTTTTTGAGCTATAGACAAAAACTTAAATGTAAAAGTTAAAGTATAATCTTTTAAAGGTTAAACTTTCATATACAAGTGTGATTTTTGTCATGTTTTTTCATTGTTGGCCATAATTATATGTACACTGTTGTTAGTTTTAGGTGATTCATCCAAACAAAAGGCACTTGATCCTTTGGAACTGAGACTTGAGCAAGGTTTTCTTTCAATCATTATTCTCTTTTACATattcaacttgaaataataCTTTATTTCTAATGTAACGTTTTGGTGCCaattgttataattttcttccttttctatcttttttgaGCTATGGACACAATATTTTACTCTTGCTTCTTTGGCTTCAGAGTTTTTAAGCAAGATAGGAGTAATAAgaactaataattttttaagacaCTACCCGCTGCAAATCAAAAGAGTTCAAATTTAAATGGATTAGGTGTTAAATAGTACCTTGTGTATTTTTGATGGAATATATGAAAgacatgtatttttttaatagctAAATTATAGGTCTAAACATTATTCACACAATATCATGTGAGTTGTAATGTATGCATCTACAAGGCTGGCGGTAGTCCGCTCGGCCATCTAGATCTAGCTTTGCACATGACCAAGTTATACTTGAAACGTATTATAGTTTATAAAAATTTTTATCCTAAGTTTCGGCTGTATGGTAAACTTTTACTCAAGCATGAGGCATGTCACAATAATATACATGATAATGTATAGAAGTTCTAACATGGGTTTTAGGCTGCCCATTTCTTCAACAATAAACGGGGACTTACAATACCACATGCTCGCTACCATTAGCAGTGTATTATCAGACTGTACCACCACCTCGAAACCAAGTCAAAACTTGTGATAAAAGATTTAAGAACTATAATAAGAATTCATTATAACTTGATTAGATCCAGATATTAAACAAGAACATCCTACAGAAATTATGCAGCTAGAATAGATATGAAAGTTATCTTAGCCGGACATAGTCGCGGCGGcaatcataaaagaaaataagaaaagtagTTTTGAATTACCTTAAATATCACACCGAAGCTTGAATTCTTATCTcatcacaataaaatattttacaagagagagaagagagagaatAAAATATGTGGAAGAGCTCCATCCTCTTATCTGAGGGAGAGTGCTCTTTATataggaaaattaaaaactaagtGGGTCCCTTATCTGGTCCCCTTACACAGTATTTTTACTGTAAATAAAAACTAAGTGGGTCCCTTTATCTGGTCCTCTTACATAGTTTTTTACTGTTTTATCATTTTTCCTTTTGCTTTCATCCTTATCTGGTCTTCTTGGTCCTTAATAGACTGTAGAAACTCCTGTACTTTATCAAGTTCATTTTCTGTCAAGCTTATCTCGTGATCATCAGATTGGGCGTCTGCAATATCATTGCTGGTTCCACTTTTCATTGAAGTATCTGATTTATCAAATTCTGAGAGGTTTTGCAGTAAATTCCTCTTAACATCTTCAAGAtattcatttatcatttcatctttatcttcttcttGAATAGAGATTCTTCTGGCAATATGCTTGATAGAATTTTCAGCTGACAGTTTCTTTTGTGGTATGTCCTTGTATTCTATAATCTTTCCTTGTATTTGATCTACAAGCTCTTGGCTATAAGGTTGACCAGTTTTTGGGTCTTGTCTTATGAGCTTATCCCAAAAGTTGTGGTAATAAGTCCGATAAAGACAAGGAATTTTTTCCTCCGGGGTATACCCTATATCTGGGATCCATATATGAATCCACGGTATAGAAAATtcgataaaaaaatacatttgatCGATTTTTTCTACATTAcagatatgatatgataaatataaattggttAGAAAAGGGGAAACTTTTACCCAGTCTTTGTaaagatttaaataattgtttggAAAAATCTTTACCGAAGGTCCATGGTAATTCTACCAATTGATAAACCAATTTGGGATAGTTTGTTCAAGCAGCTTTGCACAAATTTTTATAAACCAAGTGTGCTTATGTTTGTCattgttataattttatagAAGGCTTGGATATAATCCCAATAGGTCAAGTTCATACTGATTTTGTTGACATAAACTTGCCTTTCTTGCATAGTGGATATTCCCCACTCTTCAACAGATATAATttgtttaataataaatttagagaagttataaacttctttttcttctgaAGTAAAGTGCTGGAATTCCGCACTTCTTGTATGAACCAGAATAGCCTCGTAATATGATCGAGTCTTATAAGATTCTCCGGGGAAATATAACCCCTTTGTTAGATACCTTTGGAATATCATCCAAGGTTCGTTGCTTCTATGAATATTAGAGTTTtccaaaagaaatataatttctttgGCAATTGCTTTTTCAGAGCATTTTTGAATATCGCCCTCTTTTGCTAAAGAAGCATAGGTATCACCTTACTCTTTTGTTTGCAGATATCCTGTAATTGCTCATACAGTTGACTATTTGTTGGAATATCCTTATAAATTGATagttgaagaagatgatgatgccTCACCAATTTTTGAATTAACCAGTCTCTTATTTTCCAGTATTATTGGAATGATGAGTCGTATGACGACCTTTGAGAAGACTGAGAggttgatcttcctcttcctcGATTTTTACCCCCTCTGCCACGTGCTTGTGACCAAGGAGGAGGGTCATTTCCTCCCATGCTTTAATACAAACAAATTAgtgataatcaaaataatcatcaaaGTCCAGGTAATAAGGACTAGTGACTTCTTCATAATCAtgtatagaaaagtaaaattcgACTTGTATTATTGACAATATCAATTTGTCAAGAATTAATTCTTGAATATCCTTTTCTTAAGGGAGTACCTTTAGAATGGTAATTAGAGTTTtatcatcaaagaaaaatgcaaaatagGACATACTAAAATTTTTATCTAGGAGGTTAGATATTCTCTGGATAAGAAGTGTGGGAGGGAATtatcaattcattttttatattaactttCGAAATCAAAAGGGGCTAGTTGGGCCTGCCACATTGCAAATATAAACTTTGAAGCATCGTGTTTGAAATCTTTATCAATCATGTATTTAACAGATTGGGCATCTGTTCTAAgcaaaaaattttgattataaagatcatcttgaaattttaagatgcatttaacaatacaaagcatttcatgtgctatagtcgcATATCTGCGCTGGGCTTCAGTCCATTTACCTGAATGAAAACGAATGAGATATTCATGATTATCATGAGGGTTAACTTGTTTAAGAATCCCTCCGTAACCAATATTTGAAGCATCAGTTTCAATAATTTTGGTCCATGCAGGGTTAGAAAGAGTTAAACAAGGTAAGGTTTTAATCCTTTGTTTAATACTTCTAACAAGCGAAGTAAGATTCTCattccaagggcaattattactCTTTTTTAATCTATCTGTCAAAGGTGCAAGATCTTAAgaaagatttttataaaaagggGAAATGTAATTTGGACTTCCCAAAAATCTTTGTAACATAGTCCTGTCTGTTATAATATCAGGAAACTTTGATGCAAAATCAATTCATCTATGAATAGGAGTAATTTTTTCCTTGACAAATTTGATGGCCTAGAAATCGAACATCAGTttgaaataaactcatttttgatTTAGAAATAACTAAACCATTATGAATATCAATTTTCTTGAAGATCTCaagatgcttaatatgagattcaaaagtttttgaataaaccaaaatatcatcaatataaacaattataaaatccatataaggattaaaaatatcattcataattttttgaaatttagaaGGAGCATTCTTCAGACCAAAAGGCATAACATTCCACTCGAATTGACCAAATGGAACATTAAAAGCAGTTCAATAAGTATGTTCCTTAAAAATCTGAATTTGCCAATATCctgattttaaaacaaatttggaaaatatattagCATCATATAATCTGGAAAGAAGATCTTTCTTATTTGGAATGTGAtaccttttaaattttaaaactttgtttAAAGGTGTATAATTTATTACCAACCTGGGAACACCTCTTTCTTGTTCTGCAGCGTTATTAACATAAAAGGCAGTACAAGGCCATGGAGATTTAGAGGGTTTTATAAGTCCCTTTTGTAATAAACTATCAATTTCCTTTTTACAGAAATCAACAAACTCTGCATTCATTTGACAGGGGCGAGATTTTGTAGGAATATCTGATTCAGAAAAAGAATCTTCATAAGGCAAAGTCACAATATGCTTTTTCCTTTCCCAAAAAGCATTTGGATGATCTGCACAAATATCAGCTGCCATATTTTCctgaaattaatttaattttttcctgTACTTTAGTTGATTGTAAAGATTCTGAATTATTCAGACTATAAATTTCCAtttgtaaagaatcattatgtttttgtttcaaatgaattaaagagTTAATATCTCTGCTAATAGGTTTAGatatgaattcaaaattaatggTATTACCATTATATTTTGCTGTAAATCCTTTTGCATTTAAGTTAGAAAAGGAACAAATAGCATTAATAAAAGGGGTACCAAGTATAATTGGtggatataattaatttttaactaGAAAGAAAAAGTGAGGAATGCAAACCTTACTCATGCAAATACAAGTATTagacaatatatattttatgtctaAAGCATGATTAGAAGCAGATTTGACAATATgagttgttttttcaaaaaaacgtGAAGGAATTAATCCTTCTTCAATACAGCTAACATCAGCACCACTATCAATCATAGCAAtgcttgaaattttaaaatcattattaatcaGAATGGTGCAATTAATATACCAACGATGAGCAGTGACAAGTTGCATCATTCCAAGAAATTTAGGATTAAGAGATGTATCAATCTCTTCATCAATAATAGCCTTACCTTTATCAAAAACAGAAAtatccttttcattttctaattGAGAAATTCGATGATTATTAATCAactgattttgttttaaagatttaatcTCTTTCTTAAGGTTTTCAACCTCTAATTTTAAATCATCCAGAGACGTAACTCTGATTTTTACAATATCTTGCTCTTTCTTTTCAACTCGGGAAAATACTTCTTGTAAAGAATAAGGACTAGAATTGTAATTGAAATCTTCAACttcattcttctttattttttcaaattattttgaagaaGATGCTTTTGAAGAAGTCATTTCTAAAATCTTATTTCTAAGATTTTCATAAGAAACatcttttaaaagttcaataacatttaaagaagaaatcattttaaaagttaattcttCAAAACTTTGATGTAATTTATCTAATAAGAATCTTCCATCTGAGATTGCAGTTTATAAAAATCACCTTGTCCGCAAGTACAATTATCACCTGGACAATTAATACATTTTTGCTTACCATTATCAACATGACAATCAGTACAATAATCTGAAGAATCACCTGAAGAATTTGAATCTGAATCTGATTATATAATAACTCATAGAGTTTATCTTGAGTCGGTTCATCCAACTCCAAAGCTTTAAACTTATCGGccttaaaatttgttgcaagaTGACCAAAACGTCAAcacttataacatttaatatttttcaaatctctTTTAGAGAAATTTCTGGCAAACCTTGTTGCCTTTCTATGagctttcttttcttctttattttctttgtatcgTTTTGAGCGATGACGTTTTTTATGGTGTCTTTCTTCAGTTTGACCTGTCTTTGGTTTAGAACTAGACGGTCCTTCTATTCCAAACTGCGTACAAAAATCTCCCAATTGAGACTTTTCAGACATTTGAGTTCTTTTTATCTGTTGAGCCAACTTAAGCTCATTACAAAGATTTAATCCTTCTTGAGTAAAAATCCCTATTAACTTTCCATAAGTTAATCTATCATAAGGGATTTCTGGTTGATCTCTTCTCAAAACTTTCTTAACCCTTTCAGAAAATAATGAAGGAAGACTATCAGTGAATCGATTTTTCCAATAACTTGGTTTAATTTCAGGTAGATCCATAACACTACTCATGAAAGTATCCTTATACCATCGAAAATATCCCAAATGGTTACATTTGAGTCCATTTAATAAAGTTCGAATTGTCTCATTTTGATTGGAAAATATTCCATTAAAATGTTCTAATACAGTAAGAACAAGAGTATAAACAGCATCTTCAACTTTATGAGTTGTAATCTTTTCTACTGGTTTTCCATCTTCACCAGTAACTAGTTCTCTTTTAACTTCTTCTTTGTATGCATTTGTTATTGCATACTTTTCTTCACATGATAAGAAATTATCCCACCATCCTCTGAGTTGACCTGTAAATCCTACTATAATCATTTACATATAGCATGATCAGTATTCTTATACGTATGATGACAAATTGATGAGTATATCAACATTTGATGTACCATAATGGAAACCTGTCTTTCAGTCAAGGCATTCAAATTCCATTCATATACCTCATTACCACTGTAAGATGTATTAGTTTGATTCCAATCTCTTTCTTCAACTAACACATCTTGGGGAGTAGGACGAGGATAATAATAAGTCATCATTGAAGGGAGAGTTGCATAACCCCCTTTGCTTATAATCCTTTGCTTGGTATTATAACCGGTTTTGAATCTTCTAGCATTCACTTCCAAAACTTCCTGAGTCAGATCTTGAATACCGACGAGTTGATTTTCAATCTTAGAAATATTTGATTCAGGAAAATCATTTGTAATAGGTTTTGAACTTAAATCAGacaattttttatcaataagattttctaaatcattaaaagttttaactttaaaatcagCAGTATCAACAGGACGCTGAATATGAGTAGGAACACTCAAAGAAATTTTTGAAGTAGaagctttattttcttttagacttttttgaaattcctttaccaaaataattaattcatctaATTTTTTGTCTAAAGAACTAATATGTTCTCCAAGAACCTTAACAtataaactcaaataattattttgagaaataagaTTATTAATCTCATGAATAGTAATCTGGGCAACATCTGTTTGATTAAACTTTTGAAAAGCTGAAAAAGTTAACCCAGTATTATTTGGCAAAACAAAAGGAGCTTGAGGAGGATAGATGACTTTAGTAATAATGCCATCACTTTCTTTAAAAGTTCTTTCTATAACTTTGATATATAAAGGtaaataagtagttataaaccacggaacaaaataaataattttattatgtaaagcacaaatttcataaaactcttgagaaatattatttaaatcatctTGACTATATGTCTCAAAAAACCAAGTTCTAAACTGgttcattttttatgataaaattctttttgaatatgttttCTATCCAGGGATCCTGGACTAAAATCCAATTGTTGGCTCATTATAATCAAATTTCATTGAGATCTGTTGATTTATGAACATTGAAATCCATTTCAGACTGAGTTGGATCCAAATCTGAAAACTTATCAGTTGCTTGAACAAAATTTGTTTTAGGGTCTATTCTTACCCTTTCAACCAATCCTTCACTCATAGTATAACTTAAAGTGTGAATAGATATAGGTCTTCGTCTTGCTGATCCATAGCTACGACCTGCATAACTTATAGGGGAAATATGTTAAATTTCTGGTAACCTTCTATAACAAGAAAAAGATCACCTATTATAAACAGGAGAATTATCACTGAATTCAATACAAATCTTACCATCTGGATTTTGGGTAATATGAGAATAGTCAGTATTAGTGATATCTTCAGAAACCTGTCTTTGAGACACAGCATCATTTAAAATCGATTTATCAGAAAAATAATATCATCCCATTTAATAGGTTTTCTGGTAGTaatcttagatttagtaaaatTAGTTTCAACAAGAATAGTCTCATCAGACGAATCATATAATTTACATCTAGGATTTAAAGTAGTCAATAACTTGTAATTAATCCTGTAAGATAAGCAAATAAGCTCAGATCCAGCAGcataattataaacatgatttttaacatTTAATGTTAACGCATCAAGAATATTTTTATCAGATAAAGATAATTGCAAATTAGGTTGCGTATTGAAATAAACTGGTTCATAAGCAAAAGTAGATTCAATCAAACCCATAAGAGATtgtctaaaattcaaatttctagcATCTCGTAGAGCTGCTAAAAATGTTTCATGTAACCCTTTAAGAGTTAAAGGTTTAAAAGCAATCTTCACCATACCAATATGAATCCAATTATATTTCGATTTATAAATATCAATATCTCTTTTGTTCAATAATTGAACAACTTGCTCGTCAGAATTAAGAGCTAAAGATTGCTCAGTAGTTTTAACCACCTGCTTAGTAGGCAATTTGTCAAACCAAccataatcataaattaatcTTGTATCCACTTTAGGGATAGTCCATTTGTTTAACAAATCAAGGTTTTGAGGTATATCTACCTCTTCCAATCTAgtacttttaatattattttcacaaaaattcataaattttaataaaatttcataccCATGCTTCACTTTCATTAGATCTGTTACCGTCTTGTTCTAAACCAAAGACAGGTCAGAGTGAAGAAAGACACCATAAAAGACGTCATCACTCAAAAcgatacaaagaaaagaaagaagaaaagaaagctCATAGAAAGGCAACAAGGTTTGCCAGAAATTTCTCTAAaagagatttaaaaaatattaaatattatgagTGTGGATGTTTTTGTCATCTTGCAACAAATTGTAAGGCCGATAAGTCTTTGGAGTTGGATGAACCGACTGAAGATAAACTCTATGAGTTATTATATGAATCAGATTCAGATTCAAATTCTTCTGGTGATTCTTCATATTATAGTACTGATAGTAATGTTCATAATGGTAAGCAAAAATGTGTTAATTGTCCAGGTGATAATTGTACTTGCCGAAAAGATGATTTTTATAAATTGCAATCTCAGATGGAAGATTCTTATTTAgataaattacatcaaaattttgaagaattaacttttaaaatgatttcttcTTAAAATGTTattgaacttttaaaagatGTTTCTGATGAAAATCTTAGAAATAAGATTTCAGAAATGGCTTCTTCAAAAGcatcttcttcaaaaaaattttaaaaaataaagaagaatgaaGTTGAAGATTTCAATTACAATTCTTACAATTGTAGTCATTTTTCTTTACAAGAACAATTTTCATGACTTGAAAAGAAAGGGCAAGATATTGTAAAATCAGAGATACGTCTCTGGATGATTTAAAATTAGAGGTTGAAAGCCTTAAGAAAGAGATTAAacctttaaaacaaaatcagtTGATTAATAATCATCGAATTTTTCaattagaaaatgaaaaggataTTTCTGTTTTTGATAAAGGTAAGGCTATTATTGATGAAGAGATTGATACATCTCTTAATCCTTGCCTTTTCTTCCTCGTCCAGTGACGTATTTGCTCCCTCTTTCAGTAAGTCTTCTTCTTTAGTAAGAAGAGTACTGCCTAAAGCAATGTGAGTTAAAGTGTCTATATGGGAACCGGCCGTAAACTCCTAAATTTCTTGGAATGATGCAAATTGTCACTGCTCATCGTTGGTATATTAATTGCACCATTctaattaataatgattttaatgttTCAAGCATTGTTATGATTGATAGTGGTGCTGATGTTAGCTGTATTCAAGAAGGATTAATTCCTTCacgattttttgaaaaaacaactcATATTGTCAAATCTGCTTCTATTCATGCTTTAGACAAAATATAAATTGTCTAATACTTGTATTTGCCAGAGTAAGGTTTGTATTCCTCACTTTTTCTTTCTGGTTGAAAATCAATTATATCCACCAATTATACTTGGTACCACTtttattaatgttatttatcctttttctaAGTTAAATGCAAAAGGATTTACAGCAAAATATAATGGTAATAccattaattttgaattcataattgAAGTCATAACTGAACCTATTACTAGAGATATTAActctttaattcatttgaaacaaaaacatattgattctttacaaatGGAAATTTATAGTATGAATATTTCAGAATCTTTACAATCAACTTAAGTAcaggaaaaaattaaatcaatttcaagaaaaatggcAGCTGATATTTGTGCAAATCATCCAAATGCTTTTTGGGACAGGAAAAAGCATATTATGACTTTGCCTTATGAAGATTATTTTTCTGAATCAGATATTCCTACAAAATCTCGCCCCTGTCAATTGAATGCAGAGTTAGTTGATTTCTGTAAAAAGGAAACTGATAGTTTATTTCGAAAGGGACTTATAAAACCCCCTAAATCTCCATGGTCTTGTACTGCCTTTTATGTTAATAACGCTGCAGAACAAGAAAGAGGTGTTCCCAGGTtggtaataaattataaacctttaaacaaagttttaaaatggATAAGGTATCCCATTCAAAATAAGAAAGATCTTCTTTCAAGATTATATGATGctaatatattttccaaatttgatttaaaatcaggaTATTGGGAAATTCAGATTCTTATGGAACATGCTTATCGAACTGCTTTTAATGTTCCATTTGGTCAATTTCGAGTGGAATGTTATACCTTTCGGTCTGAATAATGCTCCttctgaattttaaaaaattatgaatgatatttttaatccttatatggattttataattgtttatattgatgatattttggtttATTCAAAAACTTTTGAATCTCAAATTAAGCATCTTGAGATCTTCAAGAAAATTGTTATTCATAATGGTTTAGTTATATCTAAATCAAAAATGAGTGTATTTCAAACTGATGTTCGATTTCTAGGACATCAAATTTGTCAAGGAAAAATTACTCCTATTCAGAGATCAATTGATTTTCCGTCAAAGTTTCCTGATATTATATCAGACAGGACTATGTTACAaagatttttgggaagtctaaattacatttcccctttttataaaaatctttcTAAAGATCTTGCACCTTTGACAGATAGATTAAAAAAGAGTAATAATTGCCCGTGGAATGCGAATCTTACTTCGCTTGTTAGAAGTATTAAACAAAGGATTAAAACCTTACCTTGTTTAACTCTTGCTGACCCTGCATGGACCAAAATTATTGAAACTGATGCTTCAAATATTGGTTATGGAGGGATTCTTAATCAAGTTAACCCTCATGATAATCATGAATATCTCATTCTTTTTCATTCAGGTAAATGGACTGAAGCCCAACACAGATATgcgactatagcacatgaaatgctttgtattgttaaatgcgtcttaaaatttcaagatgaactttataataaaatttttttgattagAACAGATGCCCAATCTGTTAAATACATGATTGATAAAGATTTCAAACACGATTCTTCAAAGTTGATATTTGCAAGGTGGCAGGCCCAACTAGACCCTTTTGATTTcgaaattaaatattaaaaatgaattgttAATTCCCTCCCAAACTTCTTATCCAGATAATATCTAGCCTCCTAGACAAAAAAATTAGTATGTcctattttgcattttttttgaTGATAAAACTCTAATTACCATT
Proteins encoded:
- the LOC107001324 gene encoding uncharacterized protein LOC107001324 — translated: MAADICADHPNAFWERKKHIVTLPYEDSFSESDIPTKSRPCQMNAEFVDFCKKEIDSLLQKGLIKPSKSPWPCTAFYVNNAAEQERGVPSMGGNDPPPWSQARGRGGKNRGRGRSTSQSSQRSSYDSSFQ